The Oreochromis niloticus isolate F11D_XX linkage group LG4, O_niloticus_UMD_NMBU, whole genome shotgun sequence DNA segment gtGAGGTTGGTatcctgttttattgtaaagAGCTTTGTAAGAGGAAGTAAATGTGTTTGTGATCGATAGCAGGACTGAGAGAAGTTGTGATGGACAGTATAAGAAGTTTGACCAAGTGTGTATGTATGAACTGGACTGTCTGCTTGACAGTCTTTGTCGTTACATACATTTTGCAAACTGCCTGTGAGAAGCTGGGGACATTTCTGCTTGAAATCCACCCTGCAGCTGCTCACTTTTGTTTTAGCTCAAGAGCCTGTGTAACCGGTGTGTTCCTGCGTTGTGTCTGACAAAgaaaggtaaaagaaagaaagacctccAAGTAAATAACTAGccccagggctcgcaaaatcgctagcccgacgtcccggggctagtgatttttccagtcgggctaccaaaatctaactcataggaaggaaaaatatgtgtcaatgcttttgcattttctttcgcaaatgtagctgagtaagtatgttattggcatcgatgagccgcTGTCAATATacgacatattgaaatcgcgtttgaatttgcgcttgttttttgctttcacttccACTTTGCGATCGCGTGAACGGTgtatagagagcggcagcactgattggtgagtgacgattaattgcgcaccaattcctctgacattgtcttatcactcattagctactattcaaacgtgacaagtgaaatctcccacagcaagcttaaacatgtgagaggttgattgcgcagagaatcgctgaccgttatgtgagtgcgtgtaaaagcagcaggatttacgccggtattttagttctgctgagccaaataagacaggtcagggtgaagaaggggcagccaaataaaagcctaccacaaaacggaaaagttatgacaaatcagactatgaggcaaaaataaagctcagcttttttggtttcatggacaaaagaatttatgtggctggaatatgacgagctaaataacatcatgttctgccgggtgtgtcgtgagtttcatttcatttgagtcgacaagcgcctttgtaactgggaccagtaattttaagaaagaccccatcagaacccatgagaaacgcaagaaatgcattattgcccagtctgcaatatctttcccagaacaaacagcaattgcaaaaaacatactaaaaataaaccaagcacaagaagaagtcctgaaaaatctttcaaaagcgtactatgttgcaaagagtgaaccaccattcgccaaatttagcagtttttgcaaacttcaaaaagcaaatggcctcaatcttggttccacttacctcttacccgtgacttcagtggaaatttcagattcaggatgtgacacagactgattcatgttctacacagttcttacaagttcatagaaatttctgttcaattagaaacaagtatttgagttgatgattgtaatttttatacagttgttatgatttgtattttaacaactttctgattaatttttgtttcctttacaatattatactttaatgtataatattgtaaaggaaacaaaacattaaaaaattgctctcttttttattcgggctacttaaatttattttgggctaccaaaaactgaagagtgcctgcccgaagggctacaagggattttgaaattttgcgagaaCTGAGCCCGCTCCAGCTcctctcccacaggggaattgtagaaaagggctgaatttatttttttacattgaaCATAAAGTACGAACTTACATGGAACATATTTGACTgaagataaagaaaaacacCAACACAAAATCAGACATACCTGACAAAGAAAggtaaaaaagagaaagacctccAAGTAAATAACTTACCCGCTCCAGCTCCTACGACCAAATACAAACAGTGGGGAAGAGGGTTAGGTCAACCCATCACAACTCCCAAGCTAGCCAGAATTATATATTCATGCTAGCTTTAATGGCGCCTAAAACATATTTGTGGCACACACATACTACACATTTATAGCATCTAAAATAAACAGGCACAAATGATGACAATAAATGAACTAAAATCACAATCAGTAACATCAGGGTGGATAAATATACATTATATGACCGTTTTACAGTGTTGGGAAAGAAATGACACTAACCTCTCAGCATCCCGCGtttagctgctgctgcttcttcttctgccgCTAATTTAAAGGCGCTTTACCGCCACCTCCTGGGCTGGAGTGTGGACCATGACGGTTTTAAGGCCTGGATATTTTCTTAAGAAAATCCCCGTGACATTTAAAAATCAGAACATCATTATCTCACCCTTACTCTTTTGTAAAATCTCTTCAAACATTAACTGAACACTACTTCTCTGAAAAGCCCTCGTTTAGCTGACTACACATCACTTTTCTGTACTACAAATATGGAGTACGCCCAATCGTTGAGTCACTTCCGGTACTTCAGACAATCCCTTTCTGTCAAGAGCCGCTTGTTAATTTGTTGCGGACTTGTTAAAGTGTTTTcttaaatgttattttgttgtcaatttttttatttgttttttttatgtaaaagtgttttcggaaatgttattttgttgttgatgttgtaaATGTGATTTGCACTTCCCAGCCACCGTAGATAGCAGAGCCGTacgttttcatttttcagaaatccctgtCAGAACATGGTACATGGTCTTTAAATGCAAACTAGCAAGTTAACTCCTTCCAACTccattaaatttcataaatcctgtttctcacggatgcctggatgttaaactttacTGTTACAACTGGTAGAGCAGCAACgctgattattttaataaaggtgaaagaatttagacagtttttaactctcagtgatgctgcagtgtttgtttgacttttagACCCAGAAACAGCCACTTATTAGTCACATAGCGTAAAATATTACGCTTAGGGAGTGAGAACGCGTTGCAGATACATATGAAAAAAGACGTCCACAAGGACCACATTAAGGATAATAAATAACCCGTACACTGAGGTCCTACGGACATCAACACGAGAAGTTCAGAGAACGTCAAAAAAAAGACCGCGTCAGTATAGTCTGTATAGTATAGTTTGCCACCTCTGGCTATCATATTAATGTACCAGAATAGAAAAACTATTACTACATACTTCCTCAATTCAGTAAAACTCAAAAGTAAGCTAAGCCTAAAGTAATCTATACTGTTTGTAATTTATTTCCACCATCAGATCCACTAATGTGGGTTAAGGCTACTTTTTTGTGTtagttttatagtttttaacaACACAAAGCTTTTTTCAGTGAAGGCTGGCAGGTTACATCGCATCTATACTGACATACAAATGTGCATGTAATTGAACAAAAGTTACTTTAAAGGACACAAGgtcaaatttaaatcaggtatagtttgtttttttcatgggTCAACTCCCCATTTATTCTGTACATTTCAGGGAGTCCTGCATAACAAAATGATTAGAATGAGAgaccaaaaatgtaaatattcagTTTGCAAGACTTTCATTTTTCAGAAAAATACAGTGTGCCAGCCCAAGTTAAAAGTGGCTCGGTAAGCACTATTAAATCCAAgaaacaatatttattttagaaaaaataTCAGATTAtcgtgtttctgtttttaacatgtGCATTCAAATTATTTAATGTTTCACAGAATTTATTGTTTAATCATTATTATCAGGCAGAGGACTTTCATCCACATGACTGGCTGAGGCGCTCATGCTGCCAATGCCAGAGGTGATGTCAGAGTttccagctctggtcttcagcCATTCAGACACTTTGGCACGTGATGCTTCTCTCCAGAGTTCTGACATGTTCACAAATTCTGAGGGAGCGTCTCCGCTCactgaaacagaaataaaatgttactTCATATCATACACACATGtgaaaatatgaaacaaattCAGAGTTTTCTCTCAATATCAACTCACTGCTTGGAATGAAAACTCCATCCAAACTGGCTCCTCGCTTCACAAATggttgtgttggttcttctggtTCATTTGCAACAGCTCTCAACATTCGGTCTATCAGCTCTTGCTCCCTCCTGTTCCACTCTTCTTCTGTCAGCACAGACTGTCTTGATCGCCAgggcagtttgtgttttttcccttgTTTGCTTTCAGCACTGAAGCATTGTTCCTTGTTCCGTGTGATCATgtcaatgattttttggaagaGCAGTTTGACAGGAAAATGATTACCCAAACCATGGCAGTTGAGGACATGGTATCTGTACCCACACTTTTCCACCAGCCACTGGAGGCTTTTTCCCTCTCCTGCAATGTGCTCCTCAATGAGTCTGTCATTCAGCCAGTCTCCCCAGGTGAACAACACCATGCAGTGTCTCCACACTCTCTCTCCAAAGGGCATCAAAAGCTCAACCAGTGCTTTGTGGTCTTCCTCTGTGAATGCTTTGGAAATGGGAACAACCAAGAGAAAAACATGAGGGCCTGGAGCACACATGGAGACGCTGCGGAGAACTACTTCTTTTAGCCAGACAGGAGCCGTCGTGTCTGCAGGCCAGCCTGGAGTCTCAACGACTGCAACATTTATTCTACCAAAATTTCCTTCATGCTTTACACACTTTTCTGTTCTTCTCTGGTCCTGGAATTCCTGCATAGAAACAAAGATCCAAACATTATTTAATGATCATGACAAGCCTGATAAATTAAATGTGAACCTCTGACATTATATTGGGGTACCTTCTTCACCCAAACTCTCTCAAATATCTCTTCAAAAAGGATGTTGTTTCCTGCCATACTCTTTCCAGATTCCTCTCTACCAAGCAGTACAATCCTCAGGTCAGTGATTGTCAGCCTCTCTCCtgtaaaaaagtaaagtttAAACTGAAATAGTGACTAAAATAATGCCataattatttgatcatttCTTGATTACCTTCAAATAACTTTCCCAGTATTCTTGATTGTCTTTCAGTGATCTTTCTGATCCTTCTAGCTAATTTTCCTTCAGCCTCTTTTCTGGCCTCCAGCTGTGCTTCACGATCCGGGTCAACTTTATAATGTGGGTCTTCATTTCCCGCCCACATCTCTTCTATCTTCTCCAGGAGATCTTGTACCTGCATCTCATCATTATGCTTCATGTTGTCCAGGACGTGGTACCTGTTCCCACACTTCTTCATCAGCCACTGCAGACCTTCCTCACTCTCTATACGTTCTTCCACAGTCTTCACTCCCAGCCAATCACCTCTAGTGAACAGAACAATGGTGTGCTTCCAGACATCATCCCTAAACAGACTCATGTGCTCCTGGACTGCTCTATGATAGGAGGTATTAAATGCAGCTGCCAGGCCTACCACGAGGAGCACTGCGTGGGGTCCTGGAGTGCACATGTACACACTGTTCTCTACTTCATGCTTATCTGTCTCAGAGGTGTCCTGAAGGGTGTGGTTGTAGAACCAGCCAGGAGAATCCACCACTGCGAGTGTCCTCTCTCCCAGAATGCCGTGATTGATTTCACAGGACATCGTTGTTCTTCTGTGATGAACAGCAAAAGCCTTTTTCCTCAGAATGGTGTTTCCAGCCGAGCTCTTGGCTGACCACTGAGCACCAACCATCACTAGTCTTAAATGTGCTGGTGGGGTTTTACCACCTGCAGAATTTAAAGCAAAACTAATCAGGaatatagtttcatgcatcaaATTACATTTGATGGTTAGATAATGATGTGTGTCACATAGTTTATCAAGAGAGCTCCCCTTACTGCGAAAGCCATATTTGGCTGTGAGACATTACATCTACAAGGCAAATGGTTGTAGTTCATCTACAGTTTACAGTTACAGCACAATTTTATATTCATCATGTGGTCACTGAATATGGCACATCATCAACATCTTAGTATAAGtattaatattttctttgaCATTTTACTTTGGAGATTTATTAGCATTATTTATGTTAAAGAAATTGTTTTACAAAACTCTGTGATTCTGTGTTTGACCACAAACATCATACTGAAGCTGGATTCACCCATTCATTTCAAATGAAACCTTTTTTGCTATCATGGTGGGTATTTTGTAAAATGTGAGGCCTTTCTGACTCACCTTCAATTAGTGCTCTGAGTTTCCTTCTTTGTGTCTGCACCTCATCAAACCTCTTTGATGCTCTGTCACTTATTGCTTTCATTTCCTCCCTCAGAGCGTTTCCATGAGCACGATCAATGGGATAGTGACGGCCTCCGTTTGCAGCGACCATTGCCTCGATTTTCTCAAAAAGTGCTTCGACTTGACTGCTGTCCTCCCTGTTACTCACACAGAGGACATGTTTTCTGTTTCCACATTGCTCAAGAATCCACTGCATTTCTGACCACTCACTGATTGTAGTttctacatttttttcattccaTGGATATTGAGCAGTGAACAGCACGATGGTGTGATtcaacacatccttgtggaaaAGTTTCAGGTGCTCTTTTAAAGATGACATGAAGATCTGGGGCAAGAAAAAGCTATGATGAAAGACCAGAAGAAAGGCGTGAGGTCCTGGGGGACACAGATGGACACTGTTCTGGATTTCTATCTGATCCAGCTTTGGGGTGTTTTCTAGTGGATAGTGCCACCACCAGCCTGGAGTATCCACCACAGTGACCCGTCTGCCATGAACCTCCTGCTGCCCCGCCACACTCTGGGCACTTCTTCTGCTGGTGTCAAAAACATTTTGACCCAGTATGATGTTGCCGCTCAGACTCCTATAACTGGGGTGTCCTGTTAATTCTCTGCCACCTATCAGCACGATCCTCAACTCTGGAGAGTCGTGACTGTGCCCTGCAACACAGATGCAGCATTGTTTACATACTGTAAAACTAGAAAAGTGTCTTCATACAGAATTTATGGACACGTTTGTGTAACTGCAAGTATTAGTAagtaaaactgtgaaaacaatGTGAATAGATAGCAGTGGTATGTTTGCTTAGTTTTTGTTCACCAGATTAAAAGCCAAGATGACAgaggtgtgaaataaaatgatgtcttttttatatatatatatatatatacacacacagaataaTCTGTAAATGATATCTCTGTTAAGCACTGAGTGAACACTGTGGAATTTAAGCACAATCAGAGATACAACACTGAGAGTCACTTTCCCTGTATGCAAAGACACCGCCAGTAACAACTGAGTctgattaaaaatgtgtttccttGTTATGTtaacaaataaatcaaaagtCTTATATTCCATTTCTATATACAGGTTTTATGAACAGAATAATATTTACCAGAGCTGGGAACAGCACGCTCATCAGCCATTGTTTAACTAAAGTGACACAAAGAACAGGAAAGGCAGAACTAGTAGAACCAGTTTTGATAATCTACAAGCTGTTTTCTTAAGTCTTTTTAAAGGAGAAATACCAAATACTTACTTTAGAAATGTTTTGatattctttttaaaatcagttcaggCAAACAGTGCTGTGGAGAAGTATTTGCCTCTTCctcattttttggtttttgttttcattccatatttgttaaatgtttcagatcgtAAAATAAATGTTGATATTAGACTAAAGTAACATGATTAAAGACAACAgtgattatttaatttattatggTAAGAAAGGTGTCCAATCCTACCTGGTCCTGTGCGACAAAGTGAGAGCTTAGTTCAGTTTCACTAAccacacccaggcctgattacttCCAGACTtgctgaatcaagaaatcaccaTAAGGAAGAGaaactgtctgacaaagtgaagtaggctAAAAGCTCTCAAACAGCACCACATATAATAACACagtctaaagaaacagctgagaaataaagtcattgacatctttcagtctggaaagggttacaaagtcAAAAGAGTCCTTATCGACAAATGGAGAAGATTTGGAGCATAAAAGATTTCATAAAAGAAATCAGAACTACATTTAAAGAACTGCCGGCCTCACTCACCTCAGTCAATGTCAGAGTTcgtgattcaacaataagaaaaagacTGTGAAAAATGGCGTCCATGGGAgagcaaaaagaacacaaaggttCGTATCATGCGCcccaaaatatattaaataaaaaaatattacattaaaattatatatattatatataaagtaATATTCTGTGAACTGACGAGAAAAAAGATTCATTTTTTGGAAGTCAAacgtggtggtggtagtgtgatggtctggcgCTTCTTTGCTGCACAAGGTAGAGGCTGCTTTGCAGTTTTTAGCAGAGACTTTTagatatcctttatttatccggGTAAAAAGTGTCATTGacataaaaaatgtcttttttttaaagaaagttcTGGCCAAGAGGGaagcagaaattgtaaaaataaataaataacaataaacagttttataaacatACTTTAAGTGACTAAGAAGGAAAAGGttgaatataatataatataatataatataatataatataatataatataatataatataatatatattaaaatgcAGAATCATAAACAtatctttattttatataacaGGGCAGTTGCCATTTCTTTAATGAGGAGGATGTGGACGTCCTGGAGAGGGAGGAACAGAGGGACAGAGAGTAACACAGGTCATTTACATGAAAGGGGGAAGATATCTAGGCCCCTTAAGTGTACCTCTATCTCCaacttacaatgctgtgattgcgtccattccccaactctctgaatggtactcatggtcactgatcaatggtcatgacagtttaaatataaacaatgaTGAAACTGCCCATTGTTAGACATTGTTAGAAGTTTCACctattatgcaaatgtactgtttaaaaggttggggaaagctgcagtcagctgagagtgaagaagtcacttggatgagtacTGAAatgtttcttccactgaaaaagtCCAGGAAAACAGGATCAACTTCTAGGTTTGTAATTTTTGTTTATTCTCTTTAGTGACAGGGTTTTTAAATCTGTGCTAATATTAGTGTTTTCTTGGAAAAACTTACTGACAGTGGAACAGTAGGCTGTGAAAGTCTGGGTGAATATAGTTATATAAATAAAGGAAGGAAACTTTGAAGTTAATTTGCCTTCTTTTGGTTGTATGGGTAGCAGGTTAGAGTGACGCTCAGTCGAGTCTGAAAAGACTGGATTAGCACCAAATATACCAAAGTGGACTGGTCTTTGTTCCTCGTGACTCAATCATTCTTTTCAGGTCATAGAATTGTTTTGCCTCTTCCTTATCCAGGTTAAATGAGCTTTGGTAACAGGGTTGTTGATATGTTTTTGGggaagaataaaaacatttattattcTTGATCTTTAACATATTAACATAACATTAAAATAACATGTGACGAAAAAATGGTGTAACAATATAAAAGACACAATTATAAAATGAATTGTAACTGTTTGACATGAAATGTGGTTATCAAGAAGTTgggataaaatttaaaaaaaaaacaaaaaaaacagcttcttgatctattttgtattttaaatattttggaaCCATTTTTTTAACAACCAGCTTTAGCTTTTTCTCCCAATTTTTAcacaaaaaattatattttaatagtttttacGTGGATGGATAGGAGATAAAATGTCCTGCAACTTAACTTACTTTATTTTGTGAAACGTGAAATGCTCACACTAGAGGGAGCTGTCGTTATTTTACCTCTCCGTTAAAGGTGACACCACACGCCATCTTTGTTATGGGCGGACTAGGACAGCTGATGACGGAGGGGTTTTCTTCCCTGTGATTGGTGGACTCGCGCCATGCCAAAGGTCGCGTATATTTCGCGCTCTTGATTCACAACCGAACTGGCGCGCTATTGAAACAGCCGCAGTATGTGAAGAAATACGAACCTTTGGTTCGTTTTCGGAGCAGTTCGGAAAATATCCGTGTAACATTTTAGCACTTTGCCTTCTTATGTCCTTGTCTGACACGCCGGGAAATGTTTGGAGCACTTCTGGGATCTGTGGGAAGCTTTTAGACTAGCATCTAGCGAAGACAGCTAGCTTGTTgttttacagtaacacatttcTTTTGGCACCAAACAGACTCACACGATGATTTTATGTTTAGTTGTTTGTTCACTCAGTCGTAGACGTGAATGACAAACCTTTGCAGCAAGTTCCGGTTCGGCTTCGTCGGTgagtgttttctttgtttacgTGGTTTCTCTCTCTTATGTCGCACAGAACTGGAAGTTCCTGGGCGCCATGTCaggaaaaatatcattttacaGCTTAGTTGTTGTTTGCGAACATCATAAATAACACACATGTGAGCCTCGTGTTTATCAGCCTTTTCATACTGCCAGTGCTTCAGCAAAACTTCTACATGGCTGTCGTGACATTGACAAAAAGCGCTGACAGAACACCGctttaaagaaaaggaaaggctTTGTGTTATCACTTGTAAATACACTGTTCTCCTTTTTGTTAGTGTTAAAGtaattattaatatttctgAATGTAAATACCACACGCTTTTATCACAGTGTCAAAACATAATAAACGCTCGTAATCcgtacaacaaaataaaaggaaaacagcaAAATCATCCAGAACATACCTGAATGCAAATGCATCATATAAAGTACAAATAACCTGCACATAGCTTTATTTTAATGgttgattttcatttttcccttttcttttcccgTTATTATTTTTCCGGGTCCTTTTTTTCTTGCCACCAGTGTTGCCGCCTGGTTATTGTAGTGAATTTTTCCAATTCAGCGACTGATTGCAACTTGTGGTGACTAAAGATTGCCCACTCACGACCACTTTTGATTGCACAGGTTGTCTGGTAGGAGGCAACCTTTTTGCAGTCAGTCTGACTTTGACTGACTGCCATTACTCGTTAAAGGTTTGCAAGTAGTTACATCTAATTTATAAACATTGACTTATTGTTGGTTATTGTAAATATTGGATATTTACAAAGTTTAACTTTGAGGACATCATTTGCAGTTAACAAAAGGTTCAAAGATCCCAATATATGTTAATGAAATACTCggcaaaaaaaagaatcaaaaagTATTGTGATAATATCGTATTATGGAGTGTCTGGTGTGTCCCACCTGTAGCTTGTAGTTATTATTTTCTcacagaggaggagagaaagcTCCTTGGCAGGAATCAGTATGAGGGAAAATTAGAAAATGTCAGGTGACAGGATGGCTGGGTCTCTGAGAAAAGGAAAGCAGTTAAACTTCCACCTGAATCTCTGATGTGTCTTTGCTGATCTGTTCTTCTGCGAGCTGTGTGtaacagtgttttatttatttctgctttagGTCTCGTCAGATAATGGCTGGTGTTGTGGCTATGCCTTCTGTCATTGAGGACTTTGACAGCCAGGTGTGTTATGATACTGATTTGAGCAGCGCATCAAATGCACCAACTATTTTGAATTGCCTTGCATTTTTATCTCTGATTaaatttgtctttctttttacaGCCTTGCAAGAAATCTCGCAAAGATGGTGGCAGTCCTGTTGTCAAAACAATCACCAACTATTTCTCTCCTGTGCCTAAGCCTGTGGAGAAACCCTTCTCTCCTCCACGTTCCAACAACATCATGGACTACTTTAGCAAGAGGGCTCCATCCTGTAAAGAGAAATCCAGCTCACCAGAGCAAACTAAAGAAGTAGGGAGGCCTCACTctgcaga contains these protein-coding regions:
- the LOC102080558 gene encoding GTPase IMAP family member 8; translated protein: MADERAVPSSGHSHDSPELRIVLIGGRELTGHPSYRSLSGNIILGQNVFDTSRRSAQSVAGQQEVHGRRVTVVDTPGWWWHYPLENTPKLDQIEIQNSVHLCPPGPHAFLLVFHHSFFLPQIFMSSLKEHLKLFHKDVLNHTIVLFTAQYPWNEKNVETTISEWSEMQWILEQCGNRKHVLCVSNREDSSQVEALFEKIEAMVAANGGRHYPIDRAHGNALREEMKAISDRASKRFDEVQTQRRKLRALIEGGKTPPAHLRLVMVGAQWSAKSSAGNTILRKKAFAVHHRRTTMSCEINHGILGERTLAVVDSPGWFYNHTLQDTSETDKHEVENSVYMCTPGPHAVLLVVGLAAAFNTSYHRAVQEHMSLFRDDVWKHTIVLFTRGDWLGVKTVEERIESEEGLQWLMKKCGNRYHVLDNMKHNDEMQVQDLLEKIEEMWAGNEDPHYKVDPDREAQLEARKEAEGKLARRIRKITERQSRILGKLFEGERLTITDLRIVLLGREESGKSMAGNNILFEEIFERVWVKKEFQDQRRTEKCVKHEGNFGRINVAVVETPGWPADTTAPVWLKEVVLRSVSMCAPGPHVFLLVVPISKAFTEEDHKALVELLMPFGERVWRHCMVLFTWGDWLNDRLIEEHIAGEGKSLQWLVEKCGYRYHVLNCHGLGNHFPVKLLFQKIIDMITRNKEQCFSAESKQGKKHKLPWRSRQSVLTEEEWNRREQELIDRMLRAVANEPEEPTQPFVKRGASLDGVFIPSMSGDAPSEFVNMSELWREASRAKVSEWLKTRAGNSDITSGIGSMSASASHVDESPLPDNND